The genomic segment AGCTGGCCTACCACCAGAACGCGATGGGCGCGATCGCCGGGCCGTTCGACGCCTGGCTCGTCATGCGCGGCATCAAGACGCTGGCGGTGCGCATGGACCGGCACAGCGCCAACGCCACCCGGATCGCGGAGCTGCTCCAGTCGCACCCGAAGGTGTCGCGGGTGCTCTACCCGGGGCTGGCCGAGCACCCGGGGCACGAGATCGCGGCGAAGCAGATGAAGGCGTTCGGCGGCATGATCTCGTTCCAGGTGAAGGGCGGCGAGGAGGCGGCCGTCGCGGTCTGCAACCGCGCGGGCCTGTTCACGCTGGGTGAGTCGCTCGGCGGCGTCGAGTCGCTGATCGAGCACCCGGGCCGCATGACGCACGCCTCGGTGGTGGGCTCCGCGCTGGAGGTCCCGGCGGACCTCGTACGGCTCTCGGTGGGCATCGAGTCGGTCGACGACCTGCTGGCGGACCTGACCCAGGCGCTCGGCTGATCCGTCCGATCCGTCCGATCCGCGTGATCCGTCTGATCCGTGTGATCCGTCGCCGTGGGCACCTGGTGGCCGGCTGAGCCGCTACCAGGTGTCCACCGGCGGCGTCGTGTCCAGCGGCTGCGGGTCGGGCCACTCCAGCACCGCGAACACCACACCCGTCACGATCGCCGCGACGAGCAGCAGCCACAGCAGCTGGTGCACGACGCGCCGCCGCCGCAGTATGCGGCGGCCGCGCTCGGCGGCCCGTTCCGCCAGGTCGGCGGGGACGTACGGGTGCGGGGTGTCGAGGACCCGGCGGACCTCCTCCTCCTTGCGGTCCGGGGGCATCATGACGCCGCTCCCTGGATCTCGTCGGCCGCGGAGGAGCTCTCGGCCGTGGTGCCCGACGGACCCCCGGACGGGTCCGACGGACCCCCGGGCGAGGACGCCGATCCCCCCGCCGATCCCCCCGGCGGGTTCTCGCGGGAGTTCTTCGCCGCGGCCCGTTGCCTGGCCTTCTCCGCCGCCGCACGGGCCTCGGTCACCGACCGGGCGGGAGCCGGCGCGGGGCGGCTGCGCAGGGTGGCGGTGGCACGGTTGCAGATGGCCCGTACGCGCTCCACAGGCAGTCCCAGCTGCGCGGCGGCCTGTTCCTCGGCGACGCCCTCGAACAGCCGCAGAACGACCACCAGCCGCTCCTGGGCGGTGAGCCGGTCCAGCGCTCCACCGTGCGGCCGGCGCCACCACGGCCGGTACGCGAAGCGCCGTACGAGCTCGGTGCGGGCCTGGTCGTACGGGTCCTCGGAACGCATACGGAACCAGTTCGCGTACGTGTGCGACAGGACGGTTCCCAGCAGTTTTTCGGCGGCGGCCGGGTCGCCGGTGAGCAGGGTGGCGGCGTGCAGGAGCCGTCCTGCCGCTCCTGCGGTGAACGCCTGAAACTCGACGTCCCGTTGGTACTCCGCTGCCGCCCGGCGCGTGCCCACGCCGCCAGTGGACGTCAAGCAGGCGGTTCAGGTCAAGGGTTCTGCGGGTGCGGGGTGCGCGCGGCGACCGGGCAGGACCGGATCAAGCGCCTAGCGGGACGGGATCAAGCGCCTGACGGGACGGGATCAGGCGCCGGGCGGGCCGGATCATGCGCCGGGCGGGACGGGCAAGCTGCCGGGCGGGGAGCTGCCGGCGGCCGTGCGGGACCTACTCGTCGGCCGGTCCGGCCTGCACCGTCGTCGCGTGCCACTCGGACAGCGCCAGGTTGAAGCGCCCGAGCAGATCGCAGAACATCTCCCGTTCGTTCTCGCTCCAGCCCTCGGTGACCTGGGCCATCAGCTGCTTGCGCGAGCTGCGGACCTCTTCCAGCCGGCCCAGGCCGCGCGGCGAGAGGGCGAGCACGACGGCACGACCGTCCTCGGGGTGCGAGGTGCGCTTGACGAGGCCGGTGTCGACGAGCGGCGCGACCTGGCGGGTGACGGTGGAGGAGTCGATGCCCATGCCCTCCGCGAGTGCCTTGACGCCCATCGGGCCTTCGCGGTCGAGCCGGTTGAGCAGCAGGTACGCGGCCCGGTCCATGGAGTTGCGGGCCTTGCCCACACCGCCGAGGCGGGTCTGCTCCGCGCGCCGGGCGAAGAGAGCGACCTGATGCTGGAGCCGCTCGAAGAGTTCGGTGGGCCCCTCCTCGTCGAGGGGGGGAGAGGAGGGCGACTCCGATGGATTGGGCATGGCCGGAAGCTCGCGTTCTGTCGGTCCTGCGGAGGTTGGGAGAAGAGTACGCGGAGAGGGTCACCATGAGACCCATCCCGCACAAACCGTGCTCCGGCGGTGACACGGGACCGGAACTGGGAGACTGGGCGCATGGACAGAGCGGCGCCCGCGGTACACCACCCGATCACGCTCGACGACGTGCGCGGGGCGCACAAGATGCTGTCCGGGGTGGCGCGGGTGACCCCGATGGAGGGCAGCCGGTACCTGACCGGTCTGATCGGCTCCCCGGTCCATCTGAAGTGCGAGAACCTGCAGCGCACCGGCTCGTTCAAGGTACGCGGCGCGTATGTGCGGATCGCCGGCCTCACGCAGGAGGAACGATCCGCCGGGGTCGTCGCCGCGAGCGCCGGCAACCATGCGCAGGGCGTCGCGCTGGCCGCGTCACTGCTCGGTGTGCGGTCCACGGTCTTCATGCCGGTGGGCGCACCGCTGCCGAAGATCGCGGCGACCCGCGACTACGGGGCCGAGGTGCGGATGCACGGACAGGTGGTGGACGAGACGCTGCGCGCCGCCAAGGCGTACGCGGAGGAGACCGGCGCCGTCTTCATCCACCCCTTCGACCACCCGGACATCATCGCGGGCCAGGGCACGGTGGGTCTGGAGATCCTGGAGCAGTGCCCCGAGGTGCGGACGATCGTGGTCGGCATCGGCGGCGGCGGCTTCGCCGCGGGTGTCGCGCTGGCGGTGAAGGCGCTGCGTCCGGACGTGAAGGTGATCGGTGTGCAGGCGGCGGGCGCGGCGTCGTACCCGCCCTCGCTGGCGGCGGGCGAGCCGGTGGCGCTGGGCGCGGTGGCGACGATGGCCGACGGGATCATGGTCGGCCGGCCCGGCGACATCCCGTTCACCATCATTCGCGAACTGGTCGACGAGGTCCGTACCGTTTCCGAGGACGCCCTTTCCAGCGCGCTGCTGCTGTGCCTGGAGCGGGCGAAGATGGTCGTGGAACCGGCCGGGGCGAGCCCGGTGGCGGCGCTGCTGTCCGATCCGGACTCCTTCGAGGGCCCGGTGGTCGCGGTGCTGTCCGGTGGGAACGTGGACCCGCTGCTGATGCAGCGGATCCTCCGGCACGGGATGGCCGCGGCGGGTCGCTATCTGTCGCTGCGGCTGCGGGTGACGGACCGGCCGGGTGCGCTGGCGACGCTCCTGGGGGTGTTGTCAGAGGCGGACGCTAACGTCCTCGATGTGAGCCACGTACGGACCGATCCGCGGCTCGGACTCACGGAGGCGGAGGTCGAGCTGCACCTGGAGACCAAGGGGCCGGAGCACTGCGAGGCGGTCGAGGCCGCGCTGCTGGCCGCCGGCTACATGGTCATCTGACGTCCGCTCCGGGCCGCGGTGCCCGAAGATTCGGCAACCCTCGGTCTTGACGCGATATATCGCATGCGCCATGCTCGCGATGTGTCGCGTTGGGACTCCTGTGTGCGGGCCCGGACGTTGGCCAAAACAGGTCGCGGCCGCCCGCGAACCTCGCGATCATCGACACCGGAGATCTGTCCCCGGATTGGGAGTAGTCACATGCCAGGCGCGATCTACGCGGAAGGTCTGGTCAAGACCTTCGGCGACGTACGGGCTTTGGACGGAGTGGATTTCGACGTCCCGGAAGGCACGGTTCTGGGACTGCTGGGCCCGAACGGCGCCGGCAAGACCACTGCCGTCCGGGTGCTCACCACCCTGCTGCAACCGGACAGCGGCCAAGCCGTCGTCGCCGGTATCGACGTGCTCAAGCACCCCAACGAAGTCCGCCGCCACATCGGCCTGTCCGGCCAGTTCGCGGCGGTCGACGAGTATCTGACCGGCCGTGAGAACCTCCAGATGGTCGGCCAGCTCTACCAGATGAAGAGCCGTGACGCGAAGCTCCGCGCGGCCGAACTGCTGGACCGCTTCAACCTCGCGGACGCGGCCGACCGGCCCACCAAGACGTACTCCGGCGGCATGCGCCGCCGGCTGGACCTCGCCGCGGCGCTCGTCGTCAAGCCGCCCGTGATGTTCATGGACGAGCCCACGACCGGCCTGGACCCGCGCAACCGGCAGGTCATGTGGGAGGTCATCCAGGACCTGGTGGCCGGTGGCACGACCCTGCTGCTCACCACCCAGTACCTCGAAGAGGCCGACCAGCTCGCGCACGACATCTGCGTGATCGACCACGGCAAGGTCATCGCCCGCGGCACCTCCGACCAGCTCAAGGCGCAGACCGGCGGCGAACGCGTCGAGGTCGTCGTCCACGAGCGGGACCGGCTCACCGACGCGGAGGGCATCCTGCGCGGCTTCGGCAAGGGCGAAACCAAGACCGAGGACCACACCCGCCGGATCACCGTCCCGGTCGACGGCGGTGCCAAGCTGCTCGCCGAGGTCATCCGCGATCTCGACGCCCAAGGCATCGAGATCGACGACATCGGGCTGCGCCGCCCGACCCTGGACGATGTGTTCCTCTCGCTGACCGGCCACGAGGCCGAGGTCGCCGCACCGGAAGAGGAGGCCAAGTGATGGCCGTCATCGACGCGAAGCCCACGACCACGCTGGCCCCCCGGTCCGGCGGCGGGGTCATGCAGTCCGTCCGGGACTCGCTGGTCATCGCCAAGCGCAATCTGATCCGGATGACCCGCATCCCCGAGATGATCATTTTCGGGCTGATCCAGCCGATCATGTTCGTGGTGCTGTTCACCTACGTGTTCGGCGGCTCCATGAAGGTCGGCGGCAGCACCGACCCCGCCACGTACAAGGAATTCCTGATGGCGGGCATCTTCGCCCAGACCGTCACCTTCGCCACGGCGGGCGCCGGCGCGGGCATCGCCGACGACATGAACAAGGGCCTCATCGACCGCTTCCGGTCCCTGCCCATGTCGCGCGGCGCGGTCCTCACCGGACGCACCCTCGCCGACCTGGTGCAGACGATGCTGACCGTCATCGTGCTGGCCGTCGTCGCCCTGATCGTCGGATGGCGCGTCCACGAGGGCATCCCCAAGATGCTCGGCGCCTTCGGGCTGCTGCTCCTGCTGGGTTACGCCTTCTCCTGGATCGGCGCGCTGATCGGCCTGTCGGTCCGCACCCCGGAGGCGGCCACCTCCGGCGGTCTGATCTGGCTGTTCCCCGTGACGTTCATTTCCAACGCCTTCGCGGACACCGGCAACATGACGCCCTGGCTGGCCCATATCGCCGAATGGAACCCGTTCAGCGCCACGGTGCAGGCCTGCCGGGAGCTGTTCGGCAACCCGGGCGTCTCGACGTCCAGCGCCTGGCCGATGCAGCACGCCGTGTGGGCGTCGCTGCTCTGGTCCGTCCTGATCCTCGTGGTGTTCCGCACCCTGGCGGTGCGCAAGTACCGCTCCGCGACCGCCTGAGCTGACCGGCCCGCAACGCAGAACGGGCTCCCCGCCGTACCCACGGCGGGGAGCCCGTTCTGCGTCGTCCCGGAAGCTGTGTCCCCGGAAGGTGTGTCCGTGAAGGTCAGCCCCGGTGCGGCTTGACCGAGAGGATCTTGACGGAGGACTTCTTGCCGTTCGGCAGCTCGTAGACGGCGTCCTCGCCGGCCTTCTTGCCGCTCACGCCCTTGCCCAGCGGGGACTGCGGCGAGTACGTCTCCAGGGTGTCGCTCACGTACTCACGCGAGCCCACCAGGAAGGTCATGGTGTCGTCCGGGTCGCCGTCGAAGGCGATCGTGACGACCATGCCGGGCGCGACCACGCCGGTGTCGGCCGGCGCCTCGCCGACCTTGGCACGCTCCAGCAGCTGGGTCAGCTGGCGGACCCGCAGCTCCTGCTTGCCCTGATCCTCGCGCGCCGCGTGGTAGCCGGCGTTCTCCTTGAGGTCGCCCTCCTGGCGGGCTTCCTCGATCTTGGCGATGATCAGAGCGCGTGCCGGACCCGACAGGTACTCCAGCTCGGCCTTCAGCTGGTCGTACGCCTCCTGGGTCAGCCAGGTGACGCTCTCGCTGGTCTGGGTCACTGGTGCTCCTCGTAGGTACATGGGACTGCGTCAAAGTGCCTTGCCATCGCGTGGCCGGGCGAAACCTGGAGCCTAACAATTCCGGCACCCGCACGGGAGCGGGAAATCGTCAGTGTGTCGTCGTAGCAGGTCAGCCCTGGTCCGCCGGCTTGCAGCCGAGCAGCTCAGCGGTCTCCCCGCGGTGCGTGGTCCGCATGGTGACCACGGTGTCGACCTGCTTCTTGTGGTCGCGCATGGTCACGTCCATGCGTCCCACCTCAGTGTGGTCCTTGTCGACCGAGCGCAGCGTGCACACGGCGATCGTTCCGGCGTCCTTGCGGACCTCCAGATGGATTTCCACGGCCTGGTCCGAGACGGCCCGGGACTTGATGACCTCGCCGCTCACGTCCGTGCCCGCGACCGAATGCCAGCCGAACCAGCCGACCCCGCCCAGTGCCAGCACGCCCAGCACCACACCGATGATCTTCAGTCGCCGGTCGGCCCGCGCATCGGCGCCGCGTCCGTAGCGCCCTTCGGGCAGCCCCTCGCGCACCGCAGCCATGATCGTTCCTTCCGGTGGGGGCCATGGAATTAATTGCCCCCTCGCTTCGGTCACTATAGGAGGCGCCCTTTACATGGAACGAGGGGGCTACTACCGATGACTAGAGGATCCAGCCTTGACTGAGCAGCTGCGACT from the Streptomyces sp. RKAG293 genome contains:
- a CDS encoding MarR family transcriptional regulator, whose protein sequence is MPNPSESPSSPPLDEEGPTELFERLQHQVALFARRAEQTRLGGVGKARNSMDRAAYLLLNRLDREGPMGVKALAEGMGIDSSTVTRQVAPLVDTGLVKRTSHPEDGRAVVLALSPRGLGRLEEVRSSRKQLMAQVTEGWSENEREMFCDLLGRFNLALSEWHATTVQAGPADE
- the ilvA gene encoding threonine ammonia-lyase; protein product: MDRAAPAVHHPITLDDVRGAHKMLSGVARVTPMEGSRYLTGLIGSPVHLKCENLQRTGSFKVRGAYVRIAGLTQEERSAGVVAASAGNHAQGVALAASLLGVRSTVFMPVGAPLPKIAATRDYGAEVRMHGQVVDETLRAAKAYAEETGAVFIHPFDHPDIIAGQGTVGLEILEQCPEVRTIVVGIGGGGFAAGVALAVKALRPDVKVIGVQAAGAASYPPSLAAGEPVALGAVATMADGIMVGRPGDIPFTIIRELVDEVRTVSEDALSSALLLCLERAKMVVEPAGASPVAALLSDPDSFEGPVVAVLSGGNVDPLLMQRILRHGMAAAGRYLSLRLRVTDRPGALATLLGVLSEADANVLDVSHVRTDPRLGLTEAEVELHLETKGPEHCEAVEAALLAAGYMVI
- a CDS encoding ATP-binding cassette domain-containing protein translates to MPGAIYAEGLVKTFGDVRALDGVDFDVPEGTVLGLLGPNGAGKTTAVRVLTTLLQPDSGQAVVAGIDVLKHPNEVRRHIGLSGQFAAVDEYLTGRENLQMVGQLYQMKSRDAKLRAAELLDRFNLADAADRPTKTYSGGMRRRLDLAAALVVKPPVMFMDEPTTGLDPRNRQVMWEVIQDLVAGGTTLLLTTQYLEEADQLAHDICVIDHGKVIARGTSDQLKAQTGGERVEVVVHERDRLTDAEGILRGFGKGETKTEDHTRRITVPVDGGAKLLAEVIRDLDAQGIEIDDIGLRRPTLDDVFLSLTGHEAEVAAPEEEAK
- a CDS encoding ABC transporter permease, yielding MAVIDAKPTTTLAPRSGGGVMQSVRDSLVIAKRNLIRMTRIPEMIIFGLIQPIMFVVLFTYVFGGSMKVGGSTDPATYKEFLMAGIFAQTVTFATAGAGAGIADDMNKGLIDRFRSLPMSRGAVLTGRTLADLVQTMLTVIVLAVVALIVGWRVHEGIPKMLGAFGLLLLLGYAFSWIGALIGLSVRTPEAATSGGLIWLFPVTFISNAFADTGNMTPWLAHIAEWNPFSATVQACRELFGNPGVSTSSAWPMQHAVWASLLWSVLILVVFRTLAVRKYRSATA
- the greA gene encoding transcription elongation factor GreA → MTQTSESVTWLTQEAYDQLKAELEYLSGPARALIIAKIEEARQEGDLKENAGYHAAREDQGKQELRVRQLTQLLERAKVGEAPADTGVVAPGMVVTIAFDGDPDDTMTFLVGSREYVSDTLETYSPQSPLGKGVSGKKAGEDAVYELPNGKKSSVKILSVKPHRG
- a CDS encoding DUF4307 domain-containing protein, which encodes MAAVREGLPEGRYGRGADARADRRLKIIGVVLGVLALGGVGWFGWHSVAGTDVSGEVIKSRAVSDQAVEIHLEVRKDAGTIAVCTLRSVDKDHTEVGRMDVTMRDHKKQVDTVVTMRTTHRGETAELLGCKPADQG